From Juglans regia cultivar Chandler chromosome 9, Walnut 2.0, whole genome shotgun sequence:
AACTCCAACGTCATATTTCCAAACGTCAATTTAAGGATGCCACTTCGACAATTTATCAAAGCGTTGGAAGTGGCGAAAAATGGCCTCCCTAAAATGACGGGTGCCTGAAAAACTGAATGAGGAGTTAATTGAACATCGAATACCACAAAATCAACAGGATAATAAAATGTATCCACTTGCATCAACACATCTTCTACTACTCCCCTAGACTTTTTAATTGAATGGTCGTCCAATTGCAAGATGATAGAAGTTGGTTTCAACTCTCCTAAACCAAGTTGTTCATAGGAGTTGTAAGGAAGCAAATTAAGACTAGAACTTAAGTCTAGGAGTGCTTGGCCTGTTTTGGAGCTTCCTATAACACAAGCTATTGTTGGAGAACTTGGATCTTTATACTTAGGAGAAGTATTGGATTGGTTAATGGCGTTGACTTGTTCCATGAGAAATGCCTTCTTTTGCACATTAAGTTTTCTTTTAACCGtacacaaatccttaaaaaatttgGCATATGTTGAGATTTGTTGAATGTTAATGTGCACTTGTCTAAAAATGTCTAAAATCTCAGCATgatatttatctttatgcaAAGGAATCAATCTTTGAGGAAAAGGTGCCGGAGGAGTTACCTTTGCTTCCAAAGAATCATCAACGTCTGAATTTTTACCTTGTGCATTGGAATTGGAACTTTCACCTTTCTTGCCAGCTTCATTACTCAATGTATCAACCTCCTTACCACTACGGAGAGTTATTACGGCCTTGCAAGTCTTGACATTTGCTTCAAAAGATGATGAAAACTTTATGGCAGTCATTTGGACTTGAGGATTTGGTTGGGATTGAGATGggaattttcctttctcttgtgGATTCATGGTTGTGTTCAGCTTGGTCAAATTATTCCTTATGTCAATGATGGCTTGAGAAGTTTGGTTATTTATAGTGGTTTTACTTTTCATGAACTGTTGAAGGGTGGTGGGCATTTGCTGAAATGGGTCATCCATAGATGCTGGAATTAGTGCATTTTGTTGGGTGTGAGCTGAATATTGAGGTGTACTAGTCCCAGATGTGCTGAACTCGTGGGATGATCATTTCTCCAACTGAAGTTAGGGTGGTTTCTCCAACCTGCATTATAAGTGTTAGAATATTGTGCATAAAAAGGCTTAGAAATCATATTAACAGGGTGAGAAACGTCAAACAAGAGTTCCTTAAAGGCTGGAATTGTAGGACACTCGGATGTTGCATGTCTAGCATCCTCACAAATGCTACATTTTTCTTGTTATGAAATACCCTGAATTCCATGCACTTTCTTTAGCTCAATTGCCTCCAATTTTTTCTACAATAAGGCAAATTTAGCTTGCAAATTGTCAGCCCCATTCATAACATATTTACCTCCCCCACTCAAGGTCCTCAAAGGTTTAGTTCGATCATAAACACAAGAAGTGtcccatgattgagtgtttttTGCCAGGTAATCGAAATAAGCAAATGCATCTCCCGGTTGCTTGTTAAAAGACTCTCCATTACACATGGTTTCAACAAATTGTCGCATCTTAGGCATCGAagcttcataaaaaaaactaatgatgTGCCAATCCTTGTAACCATGGTGTGGACAAGaatttaaaagatatttgaaCCTTTCCGAACTTTGGTAAAAGTTTCACTTTCCTTTTGAGCAAAATTCATGAtttctctctttaaaaaattggTTCAATGCATTgggaaaaactttttttaaaattcagcTTGCATTTCTTGCCATGTTCCAATGGATCTTAGCCTCAATGCATTTAACCATGTTTTTGCCttatctttcaaggaaaatggaaacaactttagTCTAAGAATCTCCTCAGTACAGGTTTGATCAatgaatgtagaacaaacctcTTCAAACTCTTTGAATTGAAGGTAAGGGTTCTTAGAttccatgccatgaaaatgtggaatCAATGAGATCATTCCAAGTTTGAAACTAAAGTTGTTTGCATTCACATTTTGGATTATGCATGGGGTGTGCTAGTTCTGACAGGTTGTAATAATCTCTAACTGTCCTGTCCTGATTTACCATGTCCCTATCATGATGCTCATTCTCAGCCATGTAGCTATGAGTGTCAGATGATGATTCAAGAGAAAAGGGATGCAGAGTTAAAGGATGCTAGTGATTCTGTCCTAACCAACCGAGATGTTTGGTCTCTAGTCCAACCAGTCATACAAACAAGagcataaaataaaagagaatgaacgataaacaaagaaaaacagaagcaaaaaaaaaaaaaaaaaggaaagaaattagaTGTCACCCAAACTGTGAAGAGATTCACAATATTAACCAAAAATAATGCTTCTTAAAGCAACAATTGTCCCTTGCAACGGCAccaaaaacttgatcagctTATAATTTCAACTTCCAAGCGCAGAAGCTGTCAAATTAATACAaaggtaaatcccaagatcgaattcacagggataATGGGAATTAAGCAAACATTTTATAATCACAAGACAACATATTACCATTTATGGTGACAAGAAATTTCGAAAGGATAAGAAAGCATTAAACTAAAAGATCTagtaatgaataaaaaaagtaagaaatgataaataaatttcaaaggtcGACCACTAACTATATTGACACCAAAATGGGGGCTATTTAGTAAGGAAGTGTGGACTGAGTTAAGAGTAAAATTATTGGCTATTTTGGAAGTTCAAGCACaagtaaaactgaaaataaatgtgaatctatgtttttaaaattaccAAGAACCAAGTGATTTAGAAGAAATgtatagaaattaaattaaacttgtaagaaacaataaaacaaatacttgggatgcaattttcgcccGCTGATTTGGTGAtagatttatttctcttttcatcttctctcaaccattctctcattcctagaaatcatggtcggataatatagcaatgaaccacaatttttttagcctaataaaactacttgacagaTTATATAACAACtgtaaaatagtgaaagaaaacaatcaaagtcttgttacttgttcaagtatcaattgtgtcTTTACATCTACAACTGAGCTAAACCAATAATGAAGAACTTGAATCCTTTCTAGAtgcaaattgaaatataatccaacaatttaatcattaaatcaaaaaacattaaagaaaatccAAACCCAAACAGTCATGGGTTACTCCTAGATGCAAATTGCAAATTTGATCCCTTGCATGACAAAATAAGCCTTTGAAATGCATTAGAAAATGAACGATACCttgtttttattgataattagtTTCAGTTGATGGTTTATTGCCTTCACGGAAGGTTCCCCTCTCAACGGGTGTTTCGTATGTTTCAGTCTTGAAGAAATAGATTCCACAGTGAGGATGTTAGTTAGAGGAAATGGAAGGTTATTGTTAGTGAGGTTCAAAATGGTCAGCAATCTTCTTTGCATGTTGACAGGTGGCATCATAAAGAGGAATGTGGGGTGGGCGGTAGGTGGTTGGCATTCTACGGTTATTTTGACAGTGGGAGAAGTTGAAAGGGTGTTGTTGGCTACTCGAGCAGAGTTATCAAGATTTATGGTGAAGATTATAGGTTTAATGACCAAAATAGACATGGATTTGAATTTTGTCATGGGCTTGAGTAGGGGGAAGAATAGCCCATTTATTTTAACCCCACCCTTAGACAAATGGATGTGGTAATGGATTGGGCTTAACCAAAAAGGTTGGCAGCTCGACTTCGAGGCCTGTTTCCAAAACGTGGCTCTTCAAACATCCTATCAAGTCCTCTTCCCCGAGCTCGAGCGCAAATACATCTCAGATATCTTGAGCGGTCGTTTAGAGCATATCTCTGATGTCACATAACAGGTAGCCGGTGACCATTCTGTTCCTGAGTTAGCACCGATCTCCATCTTGAACATGGAAATATATGGTGGAGGGGCCGTGGATACCTCTGTGGCTATGCCAAATGAGGTTTTTCTCGATCCTCAAGGTGTTTCTAGCTTCCCCAACTAGATCGATGCTTCCTAGCTACCAGTTGAATGCCAAGGAGGAATTATCTAGGGCTTTGTGCACCACTGAGGATGAGGTTTTGGGCATTTCGGATGGGGGGTCTGTGGAAGAGCTTGATTTATAGCTTGTATGCAGGGGGTTTGGGGTGGAGGCCTCGCATAATGGACTGGAAGATGTGGACTAGAAGATGTGGGAGATGAGCCTATCTGGTGGCTTGTTCTTTCTTTAATGTTAATGATGGCTTTGGGTGGAACATTGCTGATGTATATGGGCCTAACGTTGACAGTGAAAGAATATTTCTTTGGAATGAGATTGCTGGCTTGTGCAGTTAGTGAGAGGGTGCATGGTGTATTGgttgtgattttaacatcacTTGATATCCAATTGAGGTCAGGGGATTCTCGTATTGGTCCAGCCATGgttgatttttctttgatttaatCTTTGAATTGGATTTGGTTGATTTTCCTTTGGCAGGGGTGATTTCACTTGGTCGAATGGGAGGACATGGTCCAggttggatagatttcttgttTCCCCTTCTTGGGAGGCGCATTTCCCTGgattatgtaaaaaatttcTCCCTAGATTAAGTTCCGAACATCCTCTTGGACTACGAGGATATTCATGAAGGCAGAGATATTTTAAGTTCGAGAACATGTGATTAAAAGCTGATGGATTTAGAGAAGGAAAGAGAGTGGTGGTCCTCTTATTAGTTATCGGTTACACCCAGTTTTGTATTAGCAAGTAAACTCAAAGCTTTGAAAAAAGATTTGAGGAAATGGAATGAGGAAGTATTTGGGAATCTAGGGGATCAGAAAAGTCTCTTTTAGAGGTGCTAACTTTCTTtgatgaaaaagaaaggaaacttgGCATTGCTACTGAGTTGGAAAAAATTACTctcatggaggagatttcttggTGACAAAAGTCTCGGGCCCTTTGGTTGTAGGAAGGGGACAAGTAGACCAAATTTTTTCATAGAGTTGCCAACTCAAATCGAAAGTATAATGCCATAGAGGTGCTCCTTTTGAAAGGTAAAGTCATTAGGGAACAATCTGAAATTTAGGACCACATTGTTCATTTTTATGAAATACTCGTAACAGAGCCTTATCCTTGGCGTCCTAAGGTTGACAGGTTGGAGTTCGATTCTATCAACCAGTCTAGTGCACTTTGGTTGGAGATAATGTTTGACGGGGGAGAGGTGCTCAATGTGATTAGAGGAATGGACAAAGATAAAGCCCCGAGACATGATGGCTTCTCCATGGCATTCTTTCAGGTATGTTGGGACATTGTTAAGGATGA
This genomic window contains:
- the LOC108990147 gene encoding uncharacterized protein LOC108990147; the encoded protein is MDDPFQQMPTTLQQFMKSKTTINNQTSQAIIDIRNNLTKLNTTMNPQEKGKFPSQSQPNPQVQMTAIKFSSSFEANVKTCKAVITLRSGKEVDTLSNEAGKKGESSNSNAQGKNSDVDDSLEAKVTPPAPFPQRLIPLHKDKYHAEILDIFRQVHINIQQISTYAKFFKDLCTVKRKLNVQKKAFLMEQVNAINQSNTSPKYKDPSSPTIACVIGSSKTGQALLDLSSSLNLLPYNSYEQLGLGELKPTSIILQLDDHSIKKSRGVVEDVLMQVDTFYYPVDFVVFDVQLTPHSVFQAPVILGRPFFATSNALINCRSGILKLTFGNMTLELNVFNTCRQPQDLKEPQEVNYFESLLVEKIFLLEQESQMEHVLPRTLENIELLDNDQLSTRNNSYGSSSNIKEHLDGRLPTSNVLRKLELNELEELRHDVYDNAKLYKEKTEAFHDKHILRKSFLPNQKVLFYNSRLHVFTGKLRSKWSSPYIVQTVFPHGAIEILNPHNGNMFKVNGQLPKPFLDHFSPDDTKIHLLDPDPPAET